The nucleotide sequence GATAAGCATATCCATCGCTTTGCTAATTTTTTCTGCATTTTTAAACATGTGAATCCTCTCCTTTAATAAATTTTGTAATTAACTCGGTGTTTTTCGCAGGCGCGTTTTAACTTTTCTTTTCGTGTTTCTGATAGACAAAACCAAACCAAGACAGGGGTGTGACGGTATTGTTTTTCAATCATTCCCGATAGCTCTTTATAACGTTTTATTTTTTCGTAATTAGTCCGCATGGTTTGGACGTTATCTATTTCTACAAAGTGGAATACGTTGTTTTCCGTATATATTGCGTCAGGGATAAGTGTATCTTCATTGAAATTAATTGGATATTCTTTCTTCCAGTCTTTCGGCTGACCCAATGAAATATAAAGGTCGTTGCGCATCAGTGTGTGTTTAATACGATCTCGTTTTAGTTTCGATTGATTGGAACCGACTCGCTCCTTTCCTTTATTTGATAGATAATAGATTTTACTCTCATAACGAATGGAATTAATTAGTTTACTTTTCTCCATACGCTGCAAGATCCGTTGAGCATTACGTTCACCACCTAAATCCTCAACGGATTGCAGCTGCTCTCTCGTTGCAAAATTCATCTCATCCAAACGTAACAAGATTTTCTCCTCTCTCATCTGTCTCTTTTCTTGTTGAAGCACTTTCCTCATACCTCCTTAGTCGATTCCACATGTCTTTATTACTTATATAAGGGGTTTGAACTAGGTGCCTATCCGTTGTGCGATAGATCGCCCTACCCGGATAAGGTAACTTTTCCGCACCTGGTTCATCGATGGCCACTTTGGATTGAATAGAAGTTTCTAATCTGAAGGATATTTTTGCTGAAGAGTTTGCTTTGATCTGATTATCCATTATTTTTGCAGTTGGATACTGGGTTCCAAATATCATCCGATAACCAAGCCCTCCGGAAACTCTTACAATATGGCTCATAATCCGCTGACATGTTGCAGCATGTTTCTTATCAGCATCACTCATACTTTTATCAGGAACCAATTCACCAGCTTCATCGATAAAGATGAATTTTCTATTAGTGATGTTCGTATCTAAAATATTTTCGTGAAAATTACGTTTGAATTCCTTCATAGTTTTCTGTATATCTTTTTCTATTTGTTTTAACGCTACAGCTGACTCTTTATAATTACTAGCAACAACCTTTACTTGTTTTAAAGTAGAATATCGATGAAAAGCCAAACCACCTTTCAGATCCAAAACATAAAACTCTACATCATTTGGATGATTTTCTATAAGAGAAGTCAACATCATTTTAAAAAAAGCCGTCTTCCCCCACCTAGTAGCTCCAGCAACTATCATGTGCGGAATTTTGTCAAAATCATGATAGATCATCCCATCCAATGACAGCCCGATTGGAACGTTCCAACTTTCTAATTTCTGGGACTCGTATTTGTACTTTTCTTTCAAATTCTCTTTATAAACTTTAATCTTCAACACGCTTCTCAGCTCTACTTTTACTGGTCGGTCAAAAACTATGGTAAGGGCTTCTTCTAGAGTAGATGCGTTCGTTAACCCAGGTGGAATATGATAACTATAAATAACCACATCATTATTTTCATGTGTAAAACAATGCTTTGGGAGTTTATCTTTAAACCCAAACTTAATATTCTCAAATACCTGTTCAATCTTTTGTTTATCAGTCAATGGAGAAAACAAAGAACGATGAAGCAAATAGGCGGCTCCCGACCATATTCCAAGTTCCAATAACATAGACAACCTCCTTCCTATT is from Radiobacillus kanasensis and encodes:
- a CDS encoding replication-relaxation family protein is translated as MRKVLQQEKRQMREEKILLRLDEMNFATREQLQSVEDLGGERNAQRILQRMEKSKLINSIRYESKIYYLSNKGKERVGSNQSKLKRDRIKHTLMRNDLYISLGQPKDWKKEYPINFNEDTLIPDAIYTENNVFHFVEIDNVQTMRTNYEKIKRYKELSGMIEKQYRHTPVLVWFCLSETRKEKLKRACEKHRVNYKIY
- a CDS encoding FtsK/SpoIIIE domain-containing protein — protein: MLLELGIWSGAAYLLHRSLFSPLTDKQKIEQVFENIKFGFKDKLPKHCFTHENNDVVIYSYHIPPGLTNASTLEEALTIVFDRPVKVELRSVLKIKVYKENLKEKYKYESQKLESWNVPIGLSLDGMIYHDFDKIPHMIVAGATRWGKTAFFKMMLTSLIENHPNDVEFYVLDLKGGLAFHRYSTLKQVKVVASNYKESAVALKQIEKDIQKTMKEFKRNFHENILDTNITNRKFIFIDEAGELVPDKSMSDADKKHAATCQRIMSHIVRVSGGLGYRMIFGTQYPTAKIMDNQIKANSSAKISFRLETSIQSKVAIDEPGAEKLPYPGRAIYRTTDRHLVQTPYISNKDMWNRLRRYEESASTRKETDERGENLVTFG